In Gottschalkia purinilytica, the genomic stretch TTCCTTGTATAACTGCTTTACCATCACTTATAGGCTGTTGTACAATAGGACTTGATATTACTTTATCATCTACAACTATAAATATAGCTTTCTCTTTAGGATCTGTTTTTTGAGATAAAGCTTTTGTAGCTTCTTCAAACTTTTTAGCTCCTTCTTTATCAAATCTTAAAGATACTACTGGTTCTTCTTTACCTGTTGCACTTTGCTGAAAACCAACATCAGATTCTTTTACATTTTTACCTGTTACTACTATTTTACCTTGAGGATCAACAAATTGTAGTTGAGCAGTTTTTCCTATAAGGTCAATAGCTTCTTGTGAATTTTTAATACCTGCTAGTTCTACTCTTATTCTTTTTTTACCCTCTATAACTATGTTGGGTTCTGCAACCCCAAGTGAATCTACTCTTTGTGTTATTATTGCTTTAGTTTGTTCCATTTTTTTCTCTAATTCTTTTCCTGTATCCTTAGTTTGAGCTTCTAATACTACATATACTCCTCCAGCTAAATCTAATCCCAACTGAATTTTTTGTTTTATAGGAGGTATTTTGTATTTTCCAAGTTTTACGCCATTTATAGCTCCAAAAGAAATACTACCAACTATAGCAATAATTAAAATAAATATTACCATATTTCTCTTTTTCAAATCTTTTCCCCCTCTTTTTAAAGTCTTTTACTTTTTTAAATTGCTATTTATTTTTTATGCTTTTCAGCATATATACAATAATCTAGCGCGGATTGTTTTAATTGTTTTATTTCTTCTTCAGTAAGATCTCTTACAATTCTCGCTGGTGAACCTAATACTAGTGAACCTGACGGTATTTTTTTACCGGGTGTCACTATACTTCCAGCTCCTATTAACACATTATCTTCTATTTCTACACCATCTAATATTATAGCTCCCATACCAATTAAAACATTATCCCCTATTTTACAAGCATGTACAATAGCTTTGTGCCCTACTGTAACATAGTCCCCTATTATAGTTTCATTATCCTTACTAATATGAATGACCGTTCCATCCTGTATATTAGTAGACTCTCCTATAACTATTGTGTTCTCATCTCCTCTCAGAACACAATTATACCATATGCTTGTATTTTTTCCAATTTTTACTTTACCTATCACTTCAGCGCTGTTGGCTACAAAGCAACTCTCATGAATCTCTGGAGCTGCTTCTTGGTACTCTAATAACATCCTATTATTCCCCCTGATTCAGATTAGCAGTAATTGATATAGCACATTCTATACGTTTCTTTTCCATTTCACAACCTATTTTATATGGATTCTTAATGTCATTATTAAAGTTATATGCATTAGCATGACATCCTCCACTACAATAAAATTTCGCCCAACAACTACTACATTCCTCTTTTGAAAACACATTAGCTTGTCTAAATTCATTTCTTAATTCAGTTTTTTGTATTCCATCAGAGACGTTACCCATTTTAAAATCTTCATTTCCAACAAATTGATGACAAGGATATAAATCTCCTTCAGGAGTTACAGCTAAATACTCAACTCCAGCTCCGCATCCTACTACTCTCTTTATAAAACAAGGTCCTTGACTTAAATCAATCATAAAATGAAAAAAATCAAATCCTTTACCATTCTTATGAGCTTTTATATATTCTTTAGATAGCTCTTCATATTCTTTTACAATTGTATCTAGATGCTCCTCTAGAAGTGCATAATCATTTTCTGGACTAGCAACAACTGGTTCTACTGAAACACTATCAAATCCCAGTTCATTTAAGAACATAACATCCTTTGAAAAATCTAGATTATGACTTGTAAAAGTTCCTCTTAAATAATAAGATTTATCCCCTCTAAGTTTTACAAAATCTAAAAATTTAGGAACAATAACATCAAAACTGCCTTTTCCACTTACAGTTTCTCTCATTCTGTCATTTGTCTCTTTTCTACCATCTAAACTAAGTACCACATTATCCATATTTTCATTTATAAACTTTGCTTTTTCTTCGTCTAAAAGTATTCCATTTGTAGTTATAGTAAATCTGAAGTTTTTATTATGCTTATTTTCTAACTCTCTACCATAAGACACCAAATCTTTTACTACATCAAAATTCATTAGAGGCTCTCCACCAAAAAAATCAACTTCTAAATTTCTTCTATTTCCTGAGTTTTCAACTAAGAATTCTAATGCCTTTTTACCTACATTAAGTGGCATATGAAGTCTTTCTCCATTAAAGTCTCCTTGAGAAGCAAAACAATAACTACATTTTAAATTACAGTCATGTGCAACGTGTAAACAAAGTGCTTTTACTATATTTTCCTTATTATAGTTTATTTCTCCAATATTTGCTGGTTCACTAAATAATAAATCATTTTCAACTAGAATTTTCACTTCATCACAAGCTTCTTTTATCTGATCTTCTTCGTATTTATGCTCTAACTGCTTAATTATATCTACTAATTCATTTTTTTCATACAAATCAACTATATCCCATATTAGTTCATCAACTACGTGGACAGAACCACTATTAATATCCAAAACTATTTTTTTATTATTTAGTTCAAACTTGTGTATCTTTATCATAAAAATCCTCCCACTTTATTAATTGTCAAAATGATAATGTATTTATTATATTAATATAGAGGCCAAATTAAAAAGTAGTGGTTGCCCACTACTTTCTATGTAACAACTACTTATTTTCACACTTTTGATTCCCAACTGTGCAAGAAGTTTTACAAGCTGATTGACATGAAGTTTGACATTCTCCACATCCACGGTTAACAATCATATTTTTTAAGCTACTTCCGTTCAAAGTTTTTATATGCTTCATAGTATGCCTCCTTATTAAGTTTTCTTTTTCAAGATACCATACAGAATTATAACATAAAGCTTTTTCAAATTAAAGTCTTATTTTATGTTAACGCCTATTATGCCGCCTACACTTCCAGTTACCAAACCAATTACTGTTTTTAATACCAGATATTTGTTAAAAGTGAAAGCATCTATGAATAAAATGTTTAATAATACAAGTATAACTATATACAAAATTCCAATAATTCCGCCGTTTAACCAACCTTTTTGTTTAATCTTTATAGATATGTATATAGCACCTACTGCAATACTAATTATCATTATTATAGAGTTAGTTACTGGTACCATATTTTCAGATAAATTTGTATAAGACATTATTAGAGTTTGTATAATCATTAAAGATAGAGTTAATGAGATACTAATTCCAACTGCCTTAGATAAATTTACTATATAAGTTGAGCTCCCTTTCAATTTTTGTGAACTCATGACTTCACCTCCAATACAGACTTTTACTCAATATTTATGCATCTAATATATTAATAATGTCAAAAAATAAAAAAGACTTCTTACTTTTTTAAGAAGTCTTTTTACAGTTTTTTTATTTGCCTTCAGTATCCTGCTTTTCTGATTTTTGAACATTTCCTATAGCCCATTTAGCTACATTGAATCTAGTTTTATCTGATCCTACTTCTATTGTTAATTCATCATCTTTTACTTTAACTATTTTTCCAAAGATTCCACCAATAGTTATTACTTCATCTCCTACTTTAATATTGCTCCTCATATCTCTTATTTCTTTTTCTCTTTTCTTTTGAGGTCTTATTAAAACAAAGTAGAATACTACTAAAAAACCTAATGGTATTAGCATATTAATTAAAAATCTAGAATCCATGAATTACAGCCCCTTTCTTAATTTATAATTTATAAGTTATATTTATTCTACATTGTTAACTAAAATCCTTTTAGTTTGTCAATGTAGTTAGGATACCCATACTTATCATAAAATTCTCTTCTAAATTCCAATAATCTATCTTCTTTTATAGCTTCTCTTATATTTTCCATAAGCTTTAGTAAGAAGTGTAAGTTATGAATAGTAGTAAGTCTTGCACCAAGTATTTCATCTACATTAAATAAATGTCTTATATAAGCTTTAGAATAATTTTTACATGTATAACAATCACACTCATTATCTAGTGCAGTAAAATCTCTAGAATATTTAGCATTTCTAACAACCACTTTTCCTCTAGTAGTTAATGCAGTTCCATTTCTAGCAATTCTAGTAGGAAGTACACAGTCAGCCATGTCAATTCCTCTTAAAACTAATTCTATTAAATAATCTGGACTACCTGCTCCCATAAAATATCTTGGTTTATCTTTTGGTAAAAAAGGCATTGTATGATCTAACACCTCAAGTAGTAAATCTCCTGGTTCTCCTACACTTAATCCACCTACAGCATAACCTGGAAAGTCTAAATCTATTATTTGTCTTGCACTTTCTTCTCTTAAATCTTTATACATACCACCTTGAATTATTCCAAATACAGCTTGCCTATCTGGATTCTTATTTGCATCCTTACATCTTTTAGCCCATCTAGTAGTTCTTTCAAGAGACTCCTTTACATAGTGCCAATCTTTGGGATAAGGAACACACTCATCAAAAGCCATCATAATATCTGATCCTAGAGCATTTTGTATCTCTATAGACTTTTCTGGAGTAATAAAGTGTTTTGACCCATCAATATGAGATTTAAATTCAACACCTTCTTCTGTTATTTTTCTCAATCCACCTAAACTAAATACTTGAAATCCTCCACTATCTGTCAATATGGGTTTATCCCAATTCATAAACTTATGAAGTCCGCCAGCTTCAGCTATGAGATCATGTCCTGGTCTTAGATATAAATGATATGTATTTCCTAATATTATCTGTGATCCTATATCTTTAAGCTCCTCTGGAGTCATAGCCTTAACTGTAGCCCTTGTCCCTACTGGCATAAATATAGGTGTTTCTATCACACCATGAGGAGTATATATTTTACCAAGTCTAGCTTTTGTTT encodes the following:
- the scfB gene encoding thioether cross-link-forming SCIFF peptide maturase, which gives rise to MIKIHKFELNNKKIVLDINSGSVHVVDELIWDIVDLYEKNELVDIIKQLEHKYEEDQIKEACDEVKILVENDLLFSEPANIGEINYNKENIVKALCLHVAHDCNLKCSYCFASQGDFNGERLHMPLNVGKKALEFLVENSGNRRNLEVDFFGGEPLMNFDVVKDLVSYGRELENKHNKNFRFTITTNGILLDEEKAKFINENMDNVVLSLDGRKETNDRMRETVSGKGSFDVIVPKFLDFVKLRGDKSYYLRGTFTSHNLDFSKDVMFLNELGFDSVSVEPVVASPENDYALLEEHLDTIVKEYEELSKEYIKAHKNGKGFDFFHFMIDLSQGPCFIKRVVGCGAGVEYLAVTPEGDLYPCHQFVGNEDFKMGNVSDGIQKTELRNEFRQANVFSKEECSSCWAKFYCSGGCHANAYNFNNDIKNPYKIGCEMEKKRIECAISITANLNQGE
- the secD gene encoding protein translocase subunit SecD, which codes for MKKRNMVIFILIIAIVGSISFGAINGVKLGKYKIPPIKQKIQLGLDLAGGVYVVLEAQTKDTGKELEKKMEQTKAIITQRVDSLGVAEPNIVIEGKKRIRVELAGIKNSQEAIDLIGKTAQLQFVDPQGKIVVTGKNVKESDVGFQQSATGKEEPVVSLRFDKEGAKKFEEATKALSQKTDPKEKAIFIVVDDKVISSPIVQQPISDGKAVIQGSFDVKSATELANLIRAGALPVELKQVQTSVIGPTLGLESLDKSILAGAIGLLITFLFMIVMYRVPGFIADICLTIYILLTLSIMIGLDVKLTLPGIAGLILSIGMAVDANILIFERIKEELKSGKSLRMAVDSGFKRALTSVIDSNITTLIAGTVLYYLGTGPIKGFGVTLIIGLCTSMITAVFVTKFLLKLTVNTRLSKNTKLFGA
- the yajC gene encoding preprotein translocase subunit YajC, with translation MDSRFLINMLIPLGFLVVFYFVLIRPQKKREKEIRDMRSNIKVGDEVITIGGIFGKIVKVKDDELTIEVGSDKTRFNVAKWAIGNVQKSEKQDTEGK
- a CDS encoding gamma carbonic anhydrase family protein; the encoded protein is MLLEYQEAAPEIHESCFVANSAEVIGKVKIGKNTSIWYNCVLRGDENTIVIGESTNIQDGTVIHISKDNETIIGDYVTVGHKAIVHACKIGDNVLIGMGAIILDGVEIEDNVLIGAGSIVTPGKKIPSGSLVLGSPARIVRDLTEEEIKQLKQSALDYCIYAEKHKK
- the tgt gene encoding tRNA guanosine(34) transglycosylase Tgt, with the protein product MEPVIKYELIKECSQTKARLGKIYTPHGVIETPIFMPVGTRATVKAMTPEELKDIGSQIILGNTYHLYLRPGHDLIAEAGGLHKFMNWDKPILTDSGGFQVFSLGGLRKITEEGVEFKSHIDGSKHFITPEKSIEIQNALGSDIMMAFDECVPYPKDWHYVKESLERTTRWAKRCKDANKNPDRQAVFGIIQGGMYKDLREESARQIIDLDFPGYAVGGLSVGEPGDLLLEVLDHTMPFLPKDKPRYFMGAGSPDYLIELVLRGIDMADCVLPTRIARNGTALTTRGKVVVRNAKYSRDFTALDNECDCYTCKNYSKAYIRHLFNVDEILGARLTTIHNLHFLLKLMENIREAIKEDRLLEFRREFYDKYGYPNYIDKLKGF
- the scfA gene encoding six-cysteine ranthipeptide SCIFF, with amino-acid sequence MKHIKTLNGSSLKNMIVNRGCGECQTSCQSACKTSCTVGNQKCENK
- a CDS encoding TIGR04086 family membrane protein produces the protein MSSQKLKGSSTYIVNLSKAVGISISLTLSLMIIQTLIMSYTNLSENMVPVTNSIIMIISIAVGAIYISIKIKQKGWLNGGIIGILYIVILVLLNILFIDAFTFNKYLVLKTVIGLVTGSVGGIIGVNIK